The genomic interval CAAACACATCGCTAATGATCTCACTCGCCATCAAGGTGTTTGGATCGTCCAAGAATTTTAATTGTTCTGGATTAATTTGTTGAAATTGAGGGGTTAAAATTTGGCTCAACCACTGGAAGTCCACATTAGAAAAATACGCTCCCCAAAACAGGAATGGGGTCAATATGAGAACAATGTACGGTTGCCAGCCCCAAGCACCACGCTGATAAAGCGCGAGAAAACATGAGGTTGGAGAGCGAAATATGTCAAGCATCATGACAAACGGGTTACTGGAAGGGGTCATACACTTACCTTAGTTACATCCACGTAGAGTTTTAATTGTTGACCTGGTTTCAGGTACTTTTGATTTTGTAGCGCGTTCCACTTCACAATGTCGTTGCTTTTGACTTTAAACTTGGTCGCAATAGCGCTGATGGTGTCACCTGAACGTACTTTATAGAAAACGGTACGGATAATGGCGCCTTCAGAGCTCTCTTTCCAAATCACCAGATCTTGCCCAACGCGCAATGTGTCACGTGGTCCCATGCCATTCCACTTCGCTAATGCTTGGTGATCCACTTTATTGGCTTTAGCAATGCTCCATAAGCTTTCGCCGGATTTAACGGTGTGCGTCAGCTTATATTTACCGCGAGCAGTGGCTTGGGTCTTAGCCAAGCGGTTTGCTGCCGACAAGGTGTAAGCGCTGGCGTCTTTTTGCGATGTAGGGATCAGTAGGTACTGGCCGACACGAATGTTGTTGCCGCTCAAGCTATTGGCGCTACGGATCACTTCACTGGTGGTGTTATGTTTTTCCGCTAAGACGCTGAGGGTGTCGCCAGAGCGCACTTTGTAGCGCACCATCTTCATGCCTTTGCCGCGATTTTCTTCTACTTTCGCGATGAACTGCTCTGCTTTATCAACAGGAATTAGCAGTTGGTAAGGACCATCCGGTGCCGTAGACCACTGGTTGTAGGCCGGATTATAGCTTTGCAGCTCTTTGACATTCAGCCCGGCGTATTGTGCAGCAATGGCGAGATCCAATTGCTCCTTAGGATCAATCAGTGCCAACACGGGTTTGTTTGGAATCGCAGGGATCTCAATGCCGTATTTCTCTTGATTGGCGACAATATCGGCAAGGGCGAGCAGTTTTGGCACATAGCCACTGGTTTCTTTGGGTAAATCTAGTGAGAAAAAATCGATAGGTTTACCCAGTTTGTTGTTCTTACGGATCGCGCTCGATACACGGCCACCACCGCTGTTGTACGCCGCGATCGCGTGATTCCAGTCACCATCAAAACGTTTGTTGAGGTAGGTAAGATAATCGAGCGCAGCGTCGGTGGCGGCTGCCACGTCTCGGCGACCGTCATACCAAAAATTTTGTTCTAGACCATACATTTTCCCAGTGCCCGGAACAAACTGCCATAAGCCTGCGGCACTGC from Vibrio vulnificus NBRC 15645 = ATCC 27562 carries:
- a CDS encoding lytic transglycosylase codes for the protein MRFKFSWVFALLLLSGCQSLQTESNTSAAPETNASQAKSSQQTAKKVKPSDKTLENVAPEQPVVTPQTQEDVWQRIAMQLSLEVPDHEKVDYYRTWYLKHPNHLKTVSQRATPFLYLITEKIEARDLPLELALLPVVESSFDPFAYSHGSAAGLWQFVPGTGKMYGLEQNFWYDGRRDVAAATDAALDYLTYLNKRFDGDWNHAIAAYNSGGGRVSSAIRKNNKLGKPIDFFSLDLPKETSGYVPKLLALADIVANQEKYGIEIPAIPNKPVLALIDPKEQLDLAIAAQYAGLNVKELQSYNPAYNQWSTAPDGPYQLLIPVDKAEQFIAKVEENRGKGMKMVRYKVRSGDTLSVLAEKHNTTSEVIRSANSLSGNNIRVGQYLLIPTSQKDASAYTLSAANRLAKTQATARGKYKLTHTVKSGESLWSIAKANKVDHQALAKWNGMGPRDTLRVGQDLVIWKESSEGAIIRTVFYKVRSGDTISAIATKFKVKSNDIVKWNALQNQKYLKPGQQLKLYVDVTKVSV